A region from the Medicago truncatula cultivar Jemalong A17 chromosome 6, MtrunA17r5.0-ANR, whole genome shotgun sequence genome encodes:
- the LOC11425334 gene encoding AAA-ATPase At3g28510 yields the protein MAMGIGEILSQLGSIAASLMFVYAMYEQFCPSDLRKFVENYKHKFTDLMSPYIQITFNESSGERLKQSETYTIIQTYLGANSSKRAKRLEAEVVEDSQSPLVLSMDDNEEIEDEFNGVKVWWSANSKAPRRKASSGRSFDVVRCFTLTFHKRHRDLITSSYIQHVLEQGKAIIFKNRRLKLYTNNGGCWWMSGWSHTNFAHPARFETLAMEPEKKEEIINDLVKFKKGKEYYAKVGKAWKRGYLLYGPPGTGKSTMISAIANFMNYDVYDLELTTVKDNNELKTLLIETSSKSVIVIEDIDCSLELTGQRKKKKEKDHTDKNENKEKTDKKSEEEDEDDDNDDEEEEEKRKSNVTLSGLLNSIDGIWSSCGGERIIIFTTNFVDKLDPALIRRGRMDKHIEMSYCRYQAFKVLAKNYLDVESHGDLFPIIEKLLGETNMSPADVAENLMPKSTTEDAESCLKNLIQYLEIAKEKEEEEAKKNGEKAQLVAGKDKQELAQNYRMNRWRRQVKNMRNFFGSC from the coding sequence ATGGCAATGGGAATTGGGGAAATATTGTCACAATTAGGCTCAATTGCGGCTAGCCTTATGTTTGTTTATGCCATGTATGAGCAATTCTGCCCATCTGATCTTCGTAAGTTTGTTGAAAACTACAAACACAAATTTACAGATCTTATGTCCCCTTACATCCAAATAACTTTCAATGAATCATCGGGCGAGCGTCTCAAACAAAGCGAAACTTACACAATCATCCAAACATATCTTGGTGCGAACTCGAGTAAACGAGCCAAACGACTTGAAGCCGAAGTTGTGGAAGATAGCCAATCCCCGCTTGTCCTTAGCATGGACGACAACGAAGAGATCGAAGATGAGTTCAATGGAGTCAAAGTTTGGTGGTCTGCAAATAGCAAAGCTCCAAGAAGAAAAGCATCTTCAGGAAGATCTTTCGATGTGGTAAGATGCTTCACCCTAACTTTCCACAAAAGGCATCGCGATCTCATTACTTCCTCTTACATACAACATGTGTTGGAACAAGGAAAGGCTATTATATTTAAGAATAGGCGACTAAAGCTTTACACCAACAATGGTGGTTGTTGGTGGATGTCGGGGTGGAGTCACACAAATTTTGCACACCCTGCAAGGTTTGAAACACTTGCTATGGAACcggagaagaaagaagagatcATAAACGATCTTGTTAAATTCAAGAAAGGGAAAGAGTATTATGCTAAAGTTGGAAAGGCTTGGAAACGGGGTTATCTACTTTATGGTCCACCAGGAACTGGGAAATCTACCATGATATCGGCTATTGCAAATTTCATGAACTACGATGTATATGATCTAGAATTAACCACTGTCAAGGATAACAATGAGTTGAAAACACTTTTGATTGAGACGTCAAGCAAATCAGTTATCGTTATTGAAGATATTGATTGTTCTCTCGAGCTTACTGgtcaaaggaagaagaaaaaggagaaagatCATACTgataaaaatgagaataaaGAGAAAACTGATAAGaaaagtgaagaagaagatgaagatgatgacaacgatgatgaagaagaagaagagaaaaggaaaagCAATGTAACTCTTTCGGGTTTGTTGAATTCTATTGATGGAATTTGGTCATCATGTGGAGGAGAACGGATCATAATTTTCACAACTAATTTTGTGGACAAACTTGATCCTGCTCTAATTAGGAGGGGAAGGATGGATAAACACATAGAAATGTCCTATTGTAGATATCAAGCGTTCAAGGTTCTTGCTAAGAACTACTTGGATGTTGAGTCTCATGGTGATTTGTTTCCAATTATTGAAAAGTTGTTGGGAGAGACTAATATGTCACCTGCTGATGTTGCCGAGAATTTGATGCCAAAGTCGACCACCGAAGATGCTGAGTCTTGCTTGAAGAATTTGATTCAATATCTTGAAATTGCAAAGGAAAAGGAAGAGGAGGAAGCAAAGAAAAACGGTGAGAAAGCTCAACTGGTGGCAGGGAAAGATAAACAAGAATTGGCTCAAAACTATAGGATGAATAGGTGGAGGAGGCAAGTGAAAAATATGAGGAACTTTTTTGGgtcatgttaa